TTTCAAGTCCTGAACACTAACATCAACCATCTACAAAAGGAAGTATTTGACATTAATATCGCTGGCCATAATAAAATGCATAgatgttcattaaaaaaaaccccaaacaacagaaTTGTAAGCCTTTCTTTAGTTATACATAACAACTACTTAACTTTTTatattatctattttttttactcAACTCAAAAATAAAGTATCAGAAAACGATTCTTAATTCCTTAACACAATATTATTGGACAAATAGATAACAGTTTCAGCACAGTCACCAACTTATCTTACTTCACTACAGTTACCCACTAATAGGACTTACGCATTACAAAATTATTCACACAAACCATTGGTTACAAAGACTAAAATTCTGTGATAACACCTATTTAGCTTGTAAACTACTCATGTATTCTGAAAGGGAAATCTCTCTAGCATCCCTTCCGTTCTGCCACTTCCCAtgtgcaggggagggaggggaactGGGGGAACACTCTGCTTTTCCAGACAACTTGACTGAGCGACTCAAAGGAGAGCTACAGAAACGGCAAGACTTCATCTCTGGTGACTGTGCCAAATCACAGCACTCATGGGACTACAGGATAAGGTTCTCAGCCCAACTAATGTTTAACATTAGTTATGTGACACTTTTTGAAGTGTATTATTCTACACTTTCCACAGATAAACAAGTCTTTACCGTGAAGTACACagtcattaaaaagaaaaatgcctagAACAACTCACAGCAACGAGCTTCTTGACAGCCACGTTTCTGCCATTGATAAAGCCTTTGAACACAACGCCAAAGCCACCTTCTCCCAGTTTATTGCCTCCAGCTGATTCTGGTCGCgcatcaaaattatttgtaacaCTTTCCAAGTCACGAAACCAAAAATTATGGAAATCTGAAAGACATATTTGCCATTTAGCACAAAGCTACTTTTTCACTTAAGGAACAAGTATATTGAAGTGactttctgcttcagttctATTAAACAAAAAGCTTTCTACCACACAAATCCTGACATAGTAGAGCTCTACTTCCAGTTTTGTGTTGAagataccaggaaaaaaatgaaatgcatcaTGTTCTTCACAACTAGCACTGTagcagttttctattttttttttatactcaTAATACTGGtaatagaaattaaatgtgCAGCAGATCACAGAGAAAGCCACACTGCATCAGATGTAAAAAAGTCTCTAGACCACACCATGTTTCTGGCAGCAGCTCAAAAGTGAACCTTTAGGAAGGAACAGGCCAGCCATATACTTGCCTAGAATGCTTGCTTTAGTCATCTTTTCTCCAATATTcttaataatttctgaaaagtaaaatcCAGCTTTACAACACAAGATGCTAAACAGTAccaaaaaagaacaacagaGTTATGTGTAgcacaaaataaattgcaatgTTACTAAGTCAAGTTTTCCATTACAGCAGCCACCTAACTGGCAAGGTGCATCTCATATCCAGACATCTTATTATCCAAGCCAAATTCAGCCACACAGACCAAGATCAAAAGCAAGATGCCGCTGCCGCTAGAGGCACGATGATAAGAATATAGTCATTACTCTAATGCATTGCTATGATTTATTTCATGTGGGGTGAAGGACAGACCAGCAAAAAGGATTGTACTTTAGCTACCAAACTAAGTGCCTACCTGTGTTATTGGACTGTAAGCTACTATTTTCTTCACTTAAGCAGAAAGGAACCGAATGTGGCTTCTCAGTACTCTGGGCCAAGTACTCTGGCTTTACAGATGCCACTTGTTTTTCCTGTATAGGCAGTTGTTTTTCATGTATAGACAAGGTTTCCTGTGAAGAAAGAGGTAATGTAACTTCTTGTGCCGTCCttacagcttctgaaaatggAATTTAGAAAAACTACATTAGGAATCAGAAAACACAAGCAACGTTAATGCTAGCATCTACTAAGACTAAGGGACACAAAAGCATCATGAGAAGGTTATATTCTGCCACCATGTGTAAACTGCAGGACTCTCTGTTTCAACTTGAAACTCTTATTTAAACCATTATTACAAATAAAGGAAAGTGGAAAATATATCCACTTTTGGTTATTTTGACCTAAtcctttctgattttcaagTTGCTGTGAAGCTCTGTAGCATCTTAGAAAAGTGAGAACACAGTACAACATGTACAACAATAACAGTTACCTGGAAGCAAAAGGCTTGCTGGTGCTAAGAATTGATTCCTAATCAGCAGATCCACAAGATCAGCAACTGTACAGTTTGTTGTTCCCCAGTCATAAAGCAATTCACATGTGGGGCTCTTTCCCATTTGTACAAATGCCTCAAATCTCCTTAAAAGACAAATtaagaacatttaaaagaaaaaaaaggggggcgGGGGTTGGTGTGTGCAAAGGGGGACACACACCTCAAGAGCTataaagaagggaaaaacattaaattacaaaaaaaaaaatactctgaatgTACTCATCTGCACTGTACAATTACAAATCTTCTGAAAATGCaactaaacaaaactctaaagaAAATTCAGGTGAAAAATATGGTAAATATGGTAAAAACTAAGGGAAAAATATGCATAGATGGCTTCAACATTTTGTCCAGGACCCATAATATAATGGCACATGGGACTAACAGAGAACAAAATATCAGACAGACGCAGGGCAAGTCAGAGCCagatcaaatggaaaaaaattcaagtgtTTTCCATCCATTTGGCATTCACACttcattttgaatgttttgaGATAGGCATTAAGCAGAAATTGAGATCCAGTATTCTTCCTGATTTATTGTTGTCATAGAAAGACAAAGATTTAAAGCTAAAATCACTAGAAAGACTGCAAACCCCAGATGATATGTAGGGTATTTAAAATCCCATAATCTTTGAAATAGCTTAGGGATTCAACAAGCCCTTGAAGCAACAAGGTGCTCATAAAATACCACTGATGTTACTTCTCAAACTTGTAAGTTTGAGGCCTCGGGCTCCAACATTTGTTGAGCATTTTCTTGGGAACTGCAAATGAGGAGTTACAGCGCAGTTCTCTTGTGCTGTTCTTGCGTGAACAGGCACAACGAAGTCAATGTTTACATGTGTCTAGAGTACACGAAGTTACACAGCCAATGCTGTATCACTAAAAATACCTGTGCCTGTAGCTGTAATTAATTCCAGTTTccttactctgttttctttggctACACCTTGTCTGAAAACTGAACTACTGGACAATGAGGAGTAATCACTTTCAGTTCCCTAAAGAAACAGTACTGCAGGATGTAAGCACCTACTGGCGCATAAACTGCAACACGTTACAGTAATGGGATGGACAAGGGTATTTACGTTAAACGACTATCAAACAAGGTTATGTCACATGAGTTCCGTATAGGACCTTATATGCATTTGGTTGTATCTGCTTTCACCGGACGGGTCGGTGATGTCGACTGCTAATTTCTTCCATCCTTCTTGCGGATCGATGAAATCTGCCAGCCGCCTCATGAGCCCATAGCTAATGCAGCGGACGTACGTCGAAGTCGTTACGGGCTTGTTCATCTTCACTCCCTACGGCACACAAACGGCGCCCTTACCGACGGGGCTCGCCGGGGCCGCGGCAACCCACCACGGCTTCAGGCCCGGCACCGCAgccgcgccgctccgctccCCACTCGacggcggccgcccccgcccccctcctcACGGACCCGCCAGCCGCTTCCCGGCCGCCCAGCGAGGCCCGGCCGGAGCCGCCCCCCACCACGCAGCTCCCGCACACCGTCCCCGGCTGGCGAGCGCCGCCTCACCCGGCGGCGGGAATCGGTCACCTCACCCCACCTCACCGCCCACCCCTGTCGCCTCCGGCCGGCGGCGCCCACACCCCACGCCACGCcaccccgcgccgcgccgcgcgcCTTACGCCACGTCTGCCGCCCCGCCTGCAGCCCCGCCCCTTTCAGAGGGGGCGACTCGAGCTCTGACGGCGCCGGCCCCACCGGGACGGGGCAGCTGCCGGGAGGGAGGCGGCGGAAGCGCTCTCCTCCCACGCGGCCTTCCCATAGGCCGCCCGAGAGATGCCCCGCCCCCTCCGGCGCGCCCCATGGCTGGACGGGAAGttggcgggggggggccggcTTTCTCGGTTTCCCCGCGTGGCCGCAGGAGTTGGTACCGTCCCGGGGCCTCTTCTCCCGTGCGGAGGGCGTTGGGAAGGGGGGTCGtggcgccccctggcggcgcATCGCGGGGACTGGGGGTGCGCGCGCGGGTCCCGCCCCGCGTGGCCGTGGCGTGGACCCAGCCCGTAACGGCCATCCGGGATGGGAGGGGTGCCGGCGGCCCGCCCTGCCTTGCctccctgccttgccctgccttgccctgccttgcctgcctggctccttgcctgccccgccccgcctcccTGCCCCTTGCCTCCCTCTCAGCAGCCTTTCCCGTAGTAGCTGACCGTTGTTTTGGTTCCTCCTCTGAAGGCGTAGCGGCCCCTGGCCGGGAGCAGGGCGCGCGGGGGGGCCATGCTCCCCTCCCTCAGTTACCTGACTGGTCACGCTGGCTTCTGCGGTACGATCAAAAACTCACCGAGTGACTTCATAGTGACAGAGATCGAGGCGTCTGAACACTCCCCTAGGGACACCCAGGCTGAATGGCTTCAGAAAACCAGCGAAGCGCGGCTGGAGCGAAGCAGCCCGTGCCCGCCCCAGCCCAAGAGGCCGAGAGCGGGGCCTGCCGCGGGCGGGCCGGACGGGGTGCCCGGGCCTGGCGGGGTGCCCGGGCCGGACGGGGTGCTCGGGCCTCCGGGGCCCGGCACAGGCCGGGCGGGGGGTGGCTGCGCTGCGTCCCCTGGCAAAAACCGGCAGATGGGCGAAGCTGAACCCAGAGCTGGCCTCCGGGGAGCCGGCGTATTGGATTCCTTACTAGGCAAACCCGTGAGTGAGCTGCTTCATAGATTTGCTTGTGATCTGAAGAATTCGTGGGACTTGGGAGATGATGCGGAGGCTGGCAGTAGGGAGCTCTCGCTGGGACCTGTGCTGGACAAGAAAACTCGAGCCGAGTTACACAGTGCTGTCAGGCAGGCATTCCCCTTTCTGGTCACTGTTACAAAAGAGAACGAAATGATTGtaaaaggaaatgctgattACAGAGACCTTTGTCAGTTAGtgactgaaaaggaaacaagtgatttctttaaatttttagatgcaaagctggaaaattctacattttcttttgagcCCGATGGAAacaaagagcacagaaaagtAGTTCACCACTTTATCAATAGAAAATTTGGAAGGCTTGTAGAAACAAAGTCTTTTACTGTGACAGATGTCGATGATAAGCCAAATATGTCAATAATGGTACGATTTCGAGAAAAAAGTTGGTCCGGAAAAAGGTCTGCTGGTGGTTTCCATGAAAAACAAGATCTTTATACAGGTAAATATTACGTATTTAGTGACAGTGTAAGGCATTATGGCATTCTGTAGTATGACTGAAACGTGGGAATCATTTTTATATGATATATAGGCCTGGTTGATCCATTGTTTATGCTGAAATGAATCATGTAAGTACATGCAGTGTACTTACATCACTGGAGAATGAAACGGATGAATCAAGTTACTGCAGTGATTTTGCATAAACTGTTCAGTGATAATGGTTACAATTTTTGGTCGTAGCACTGTGTTACTCACTGTGTGCTAGTTTTCCCTTGGAAGTAATTGGGGGATTTTAGAAGATGCCAAGATGTTGGACGAGTTAGTAAGGTCAGATTTGATTTATGATCTCATTCTTTAAAGTAGGTTGCTTCTGATACAGAGAATGTTTCTAGCAATAAGTCAATACGTTTGTTGAATTGTGTTGCATTTTAGCCGGTACTATAAAGGCATCAGAGGTTTCTGGTTGTTCTAAGACTTTTATGTGCtgtgcctttgttttttttctttcaatactGAGAAAGTCCCATTTCCTTTAGTTTTGTGGGGTGGGAGgactgtttctttgctgtttccatcctgttctagTTTGAAGGGAAGAACCTGCTCATCTGTCATGGCAGAACATATGTATGATTTAGAAGTACAAATTCCTAATAATTCTGAGATGATTGTTTCAGCTTTCAcccttcagaaagaaaatctagAAACACTAGAAGCAATTGGCTTGTTGGCTGCCGAACTTGGTGTTCTTCCTTCAGACTTCAGTTACACTGGCATCAAAGATAAGAAGGCTATTACTTATCAACCCATGGTTGTGAAGAAGGTGACTCCTGAGAGGTACATGAAATCTGGGTGCTTTCAGTTTAGCGCgtattttaatatgtttataAGTATCAACATGGTACGgtctttgaaaatgttcttattGATATATCTTCCCTTCTCCTGTATTAGGGCACAGTGGAATTGGCTTTAATATTTTGTGGCTTTAGGGAATATACAGCTTAGTGCTGAAATCCGTCAGTGTtggaatttaaagaaaagtcttgcttatctctgtatttttaataatacaaaaCCGCTGTATTGTCTGGCATGATATCCTTCCAATTCATGCTCACAGATCCACTTGCCAATTTCTTAAATGCCATCCACTAGCTAAAACTGAGATGTATTTACTACATGATGCAACAGGTTTCCACATATTATCGAAGTATTGTCTTGTGGTCCACAGACAACAACTTAAAAGCTTTACAGCTACAAAATTGAAgtaaataattacaaatatgCTTTAGACAGGTGCTGTCTTTGAGTGTTAAGTATCAACTTCTATTGTATTTTCCAGTTTAGAAACATGAGACTAAAGAAGATATCACCAAACCTGAGGGCAGGAAATACATTCTGAGTAATGTGTCAATAATACAGGAGGTGCCTTTCCATTTTTCGTTTTTATTACTCTCTCTAGCCAATTCAGTGGGTGAAAAATATATCTATTAAGTTCTGCCAtagtaacagtaaaaaaatagcTGGAGTCAAAACTGTAACTTATTTCTTCCTCACCTTTAGCTTTCTAGCAGGTCTTGGCCTTAGCAACAAAGCACACTTtacaaataaaggaaagaagaatttatGGGTTTAGGATTTTTACCAACATAAATATATATCAATAGTGAAATTCCACTGCAAACTGGGCTGCAGGGCCAGTTGTTCAGGAGATAATAAGCAAAACTTTGCATTAATGTTTAAAAGATTAAGTAAAATAGTTAAATGCTCCCAATCCACTAGCAtaacagggaaaataaatacattttataaacaaGTAGTTtataaagttattaaaatacTGGTTAAAATGTAAGCTCTTGTGCTGAAAGTTTCCTTTGATTTGAATATTACTTACACATAAGAACAAAAAGGTTGAGTGGATACTTTAAAGAGCAAATACTTGAATGTCAGCTGTGTTTCCAATTACAAGCATGTGCAAGCATACCCAGAGAATCAGTGCACTGAGATTGTTTTTGTTAAGGCTGACCAAGAAAGAGCAATTGTGTTTTGAAGTCTACTAGaacacattacttttttttttttttttttttaatgaaaagcagatttttaggACTGAAGAGTAAATTACTTGGTTTtcaataaaaaaggcaaaattcgGTGCAGCTGCTTTGAGAAAGTTAATTAATTGCTTTGTTCCAGTATCTGTGAAGCTACAGAATATAACTGCAAATGAAGCAAACATGTAAGACATATTTCAGGACTCTTAACTAAATTTTCAGACTTCTATCTATGCATTTGATTTGGTTTTCTCATAATAATCTCTTTAAAtcactcttttttaaaaaaaacggGTTTAATTCTAGCAAAAGTGAAGACGACATTTATTAGAAGGTTGATAGCTCTAGTAAAGGATTGTTCATAATTTCTTCCAATTATTTATGCAGGTTGAAAGAAATCggaagtaaaatggaaaaaaagggcATGAGAATACACAACATACATTCAGCATGCCAGCACCTTAGACTTGGTCAGCTGAAGGGCAATCACTTTGATATAGTTGTGAGAGATCTCAAACACCACAGTCATGACTCTTCTGCAGATTTGAAAGAGCGAATAGCTGAAGCAATGGAAAATGTTGAGGTAAAAAGGCCTTATGGTTGCCAATAATGAACAGAGTTTTAATTCTGTGCTGTAAAACCCactaaatttaaagaaaatacttgtaatACTTGCACAATAATGGTAATATTTCCCAGTTCTGATGCTTTTTGCTGGTTTACATCTTTTCTGCATTACTTAAGGAATCAAGAGTAAAGCTGTCTTCCAAGGAGGGACCATAAGTGAATTCATTCTGTGTTCCAGAGTGGTGCAGCAAGACAGATGGGAAGTTTGGTAGCAAATGGGTATGGGCACATGAGCTGTTGCTGCACAGACCTAAGGCCAACCAAAGTGATGTGTTTCACTGTGGTGGTTGACAGGGTGAAAGAATGTAGTTACACATGTCAACTGGTCGCCTTTTTTGGTCACGTGAGGATGTGCATGGTCGGCTCAGGTGAAAGACTTTCATGGCATAAATACATGTGAAATGTTCGTAGCAGAGAAAGAAGATCCCCTGAAACTGAGTGGGTTTTGATTGCTGTTATCCTTAGTCCCTGAATAAAACCCTGTCATCAGACATTCTTAAACCACTGAGAAAGGTAAAAGcaaataatggaaagaaaaaaaaacccaaaccttacGGTGTTTTGTACAGCAGTAATTTTCTTGCCCTATCTTTCTGAGTAATAACCATAATACAAATTACTTTAAGATTAGTCCAGGAATAAAGACTTGAACAAAAACTAACCAGtgtgcaaaataaaagtatattacatgtattttggaaattagttttattattGAAGCATTCAGATGAGActttaatgcttttttctctctctgtgctccatctgacttttttgttattttgccGTTCAGAAGATGAACTCAAATTCCTGTGATTATGTGTCTAGCTTTATTAGATATATCTTACTGGTCAGATGATGAATGACAAAACCAGCATGTGTGTTAAcccaaaatacagatttgtcatcttccatgaaaacaaaaatcacataTGGGACTTACGGATGTCCACAGGTTATATAACTTGAACTGAATAaccatttccaaaacaaatacCGTATGTTTTTTACTTGTCTGCTGCTCCGTATATACTTATTACTTCCTAAAAAAAGATGTTCTCATTGTATCACATGGGTGTGATTTTACTGCCTATATGTGACCTAGAATTCCTCAAGAGGCTTAAAATCCCAGTTAGCAAAAGTGCTCACTCTTGGTCTTTACTATCGTAATAATAGAAATGATCACATGtgaaaaaagattattttttttaagaaaaattgtcCGAGAGTGTTTACTGTTTATTACCTGTGCTATGGTGCATTTACTTCAGTAGAGATTTCAGATTTTGATGCATATAAAAAGCTTAATTACTGTGACTTGGCCTGTAGTTGCATTTATAAtaactatataaaaataattttgtttcatttacctatatttttaatgaaggtAAAAACAATGATAGAACTTGGTTGTCTTTTTAGATATTTCCAATTTAGGTGCTAAAATATTGTAATGAGTTACAGTTTTGTTACATATTacttctgattaaaaaaaattgtatgcaTTTTGAATGTAAATGTAGATGTATGTGTGTTGTATGCTTAGTCTTATTAAATGGGCCTGACACTTTCACGCTTTTAACATATTTATTCTTTATCATTCTAGACAAAAGGTTTTGTAAATTACTATGGACCTCAGCGATTTGGACAAGGACAGAATGTTCAGACAGATCAAATAGGATTGGCGTTACTGAATGAAAAAATGGTAGtttcattttgtaatttaaGTAGTTACTGTCAAGTTAATTTCACATCACTGTTGCTAGTGCTGGAGTTGATCTTCCCAGTGAACAATACCATTTCTGAGATAAACCCATATGTGTGCTGTAAGTAATTGCCAGATCAGTTTTGACAACAACATAACTATGAAGGTCTTCATACaggaacaaaatcttttttaaatggcagATGCAGGTTTAAATAGTTCaggaagtgatttttctgtctgtgtttgGTATGTGATTGTGACTGTCAACATGCCACTTGGCAGGAAAGTGGCTGCATTCCATACAATGTTTGAACAATAAAATGAAGCAATCTATACAATGTTTATTCATGGTCCTGATTGCCCCCTAACCTATAGCCTCTTTATCCTGCTGGGGGTCTATATATTCTTAAGTGTCACAAGATACTGTGTAGGATCATGTGaaaagatttgctttttcaATAGTAATTTATCTGCTTTATAGAAGAGATTTCTGCTTTCCATTATTCCTTGGCTACTTTCCCAAACTCTTAGTTCTGAGCGATTGCTCCCATGTAAGCTAAGGAGAGCATGTTTCCTAAGCAATAATTCATAAGATAAGTCATATACTTTTCAATGTATATGGTATAGTACTTGGCACAGGTCTAAAACAGAACTGGACACTAGAAAGTCAAATGAATACTTAAGTATCCTTgtcttctaatattttttttattctgagaaaAGTCAGAAGTCCAAATATAAGAAGAATCAAGATTTGAGGGCAGCCCATAGAAGTTACTCTTGGTGTATCTGACTTTTTGAATTCTGGTATGCTAGCAGTTGGTACCAGGTGCCAGTCCCTGAAGAGTAATGATTTAAATCTCTAGTCTTAActcagttattttttaatttaaaacatgtaGCAGCTactatgtatttttcaaatgtgcCAGTATATGCGTGCACAGTCCAATACAGGGGAGGGCAAGAACCAGATGTTGCAGTATAAGTGCTAGAGAGTTGTGTGGCTCTACTGGTTTTGCAAGTAGCAGAGGTTAGTGTAGCTTTCTCCCTGTCACAGTGTCATCTAACCCGATACAGATcggaataaaaaaaaaaaaaaaaagttttttgtcCTTCTGTGTAAGACTGGAAAGTGTTCAGTTTAAATTTTGCATGAAACATGCAAGAGGGAAAGAAGGACCCTTTCTGTGCAGGATGGACTGATGACATTGCAAAGTAGAGGAGTTGTAACTGGATGTTCGAGAAGACTGACTAATTTCTCCTAGAGCATTGAAAGCTTTCTTGTGTCTTCTGTGTGACTAATACCTTGCTTTAATCTGAGACGGTACTCAACCACATTGGTTTGCTCTTTATGGCTTCTACTGTGAAAGGGAGAACTTGAGTTTGACCTTAAAGAAGGGATAGATTTTTGAGAGCTTGCGGAATATGTTA
The Falco peregrinus isolate bFalPer1 chromosome 6, bFalPer1.pri, whole genome shotgun sequence genome window above contains:
- the IRAK4 gene encoding interleukin-1 receptor-associated kinase 4, with protein sequence MNKPVTTSTYVRCISYGLMRRLADFIDPQEGWKKLAVDITDPSGESRYNQMHIRRFEAFVQMGKSPTCELLYDWGTTNCTVADLVDLLIRNQFLAPASLLLPEAVRTAQEVTLPLSSQETLSIHEKQLPIQEKQVASVKPEYLAQSTEKPHSVPFCLSEENSSLQSNNTDFHNFWFRDLESVTNNFDARPESAGGNKLGEGGFGVVFKGFINGRNVAVKKLVAMVDVSVQDLKQQFDQEIKMMAKCQHENLVELLGFSSDGAQPCLVYEYMPNGSLLDRLACLDNTPPISWNTRCKIVQGTANGLNFLHENNHIHRDIKSANILLTDTYMPKISDFGLARASVTFTRTIMTERIVGTAAYMAPEALRGEITPKSDIFSFGVVLLEIITGLPPVEENREPQLLLSIKDEIEDEEATIEDYVDEKMSDWDAPSVHKMYSIANQCLNEKKNRRPDIKMVQHHLQEIKT
- the PUS7L gene encoding pseudouridylate synthase PUS7L isoform X1; translation: MLPSLSYLTGHAGFCGTIKNSPSDFIVTEIEASEHSPRDTQAEWLQKTSEARLERSSPCPPQPKRPRAGPAAGGPDGVPGPGGVPGPDGVLGPPGPGTGRAGGGCAASPGKNRQMGEAEPRAGLRGAGVLDSLLGKPVSELLHRFACDLKNSWDLGDDAEAGSRELSLGPVLDKKTRAELHSAVRQAFPFLVTVTKENEMIVKGNADYRDLCQLVTEKETSDFFKFLDAKLENSTFSFEPDGNKEHRKVVHHFINRKFGRLVETKSFTVTDVDDKPNMSIMVRFREKSWSGKRSAGGFHEKQDLYTAFTLQKENLETLEAIGLLAAELGVLPSDFSYTGIKDKKAITYQPMVVKKVTPERLKEIGSKMEKKGMRIHNIHSACQHLRLGQLKGNHFDIVVRDLKHHSHDSSADLKERIAEAMENVETKGFVNYYGPQRFGQGQNVQTDQIGLALLNEKMVKAVKLFFTPEDTDDPVNNAKRYFLQTEDAKGTLVMLPEFKVREKMLLRALNRYGVNHEGCTKGWLNIPHSMRIFYVHAYCSKIWNEAASYRLKIYGSKVVEGDLVFSEEKDESVSLNDKVHVVTAAEESASKYSINQVVLPMVGHSIKYPSNKVGQWYHERLSKDELQMCKFRVAPLQLNIPGCYRPILKTVQNLSYFLEGGEKGIKIEGNHLHESKASLHISFDLDPSCYATVCLREIMKCNF
- the PUS7L gene encoding pseudouridylate synthase PUS7L isoform X2 is translated as MLPSLSYLTGHAGFCDAKLENSTFSFEPDGNKEHRKVVHHFINRKFGRLVETKSFTVTDVDDKPNMSIMVRFREKSWSGKRSAGGFHEKQDLYTAFTLQKENLETLEAIGLLAAELGVLPSDFSYTGIKDKKAITYQPMVVKKVTPERLKEIGSKMEKKGMRIHNIHSACQHLRLGQLKGNHFDIVVRDLKHHSHDSSADLKERIAEAMENVETKGFVNYYGPQRFGQGQNVQTDQIGLALLNEKMVKAVKLFFTPEDTDDPVNNAKRYFLQTEDAKGTLVMLPEFKVREKMLLRALNRYGVNHEGCTKGWLNIPHSMRIFYVHAYCSKIWNEAASYRLKIYGSKVVEGDLVFSEEKDESVSLNDKVHVVTAAEESASKYSINQVVLPMVGHSIKYPSNKVGQWYHERLSKDELQMCKFRVAPLQLNIPGCYRPILKTVQNLSYFLEGGEKGIKIEGNHLHESKASLHISFDLDPSCYATVCLREIMKCNF